One Gossypium hirsutum isolate 1008001.06 chromosome A11, Gossypium_hirsutum_v2.1, whole genome shotgun sequence genomic window carries:
- the LOC107922897 gene encoding ras-related protein RABA3 produces the protein MNEEMNGVEVENHQEHAPEKIDYVFKVVVIGDSAVGKTQILSRFTKNEFCFDSKSTIGVEFQTRTVTIKNKVIKAQIWDTAGQERYRAVTSAYYRGALGAMLVYDITKRQSFDHVARWVEELRAHADNSIVIMLIGNKADLVDLRAVPTEDAVEFAEDQGLFFAETSALSGDNVDKAFFKLLDEIYGLLCKKSLECGNGKLNGADHATALKGSKIEVIAGPDLEISEMKKLSTCSC, from the exons ATGAATGAAGAGATGAATGGTGTTGAGGTCGAGAATCATCAAGAACATGCGCCTGAGAAAATAGATTACGTGTTCAAAGTGGTGGTGATCGGTGACTCGGCTGTTGGCAAGACTCAGATTCTGTCCAGGTTTACCAAGAACGAGTTTTGCTTTGATTCCAAGTCCACCATTGGGGTTGAGTTCCAGACCAGGACGGTTACCATTAAGAACAAAGTCATCAAAGCACAGATCTGGGATACGGCTGGCCAAGAAAG GTACCGAGCTGTTACAAGTGCGTATTATAGAGGTGCCTTGGGGGCAATGCTAGTGTACGACATCACCAAGCGGCAGAGCTTCGATCACGTGGCCAGATGGGTGGAAGAACTACGTGCCCACGCCGACAATTCCATCGTCATCATGCTCATTGGGAACAAAGCTGATCTAGTGGACCTCAGAGCCGTTCCAACTGAAGACGCTGTTGAGTTCGCAGAGGATCAGGGCCTATTCTTCGCCGAGACGTCCGCTCTTAGCGGTGACAATGTGGATAAAGCTTTTTTCAAGCTGCTGGATGAGATTTACGGTCTGCTTTGTAAAAAATCCTTGGAATGTGGAAACGGAAAACTCAACGGTGCTGATCACGCCACCGCGTTGAAAGGATCTAAGATTGAGGTCATCGCTGGTCCTGATTTAGAAATAAGTGAGATGAAAAAATTATCTACCTGCTCTTGCTAA